The Vigna radiata var. radiata cultivar VC1973A chromosome 6, Vradiata_ver6, whole genome shotgun sequence DNA segment GTCTAACATCCTTTCCAGGTTTACGCGAAACGAGTTCTGCTTGGAATCTAAGTCTACCATTGGGGTTGAATTCGCAACCAGAACATTGCAGGTTCctatgcatactttcttattcCGTTTTTATTTTTCGATTCATTCACAAAAACTTTAATGAAAGAATGCTTCTTGATAATGACAGAAAACTATGTAATCTTTCAAGGTATATTATATGATAAATCTTATGTTTTCTACATATTGCACTAATCCATAAAACCATAACGGAGTCATCTATAAACTGGTCGGTCTTTCACAATGTCTTGGGAACTTTCTCTCTTCTTGGAGAAAATGCTAACAATCCATTCTAATTGGGTGAATCCATGAAAAAGTCTATTTCATTATTTCTAACACGAATCACGGTACTTGTAGTGTGGAACGATTCATTTTGACTTTATAATGTGAAATTTAGTCTGTACTTTAGAAGAATAAATGACGATAATCCAAGCCTTGATAAAGGAGGCTCTGTTCATGAAGTTTAAGCAAGTAGGTGGAGTGCATTTCTTAACAatattcattcttttcatttgaaTAGGAATTTGAAGAACTGCatattatattatgtgtttTCTCTATAGAGTAACAGTTAATAATATTTGCAAATTTATACTCTTGTCATTGAAAAAGACTTACTCCCATTCTTTTATAGATCCCATCTAAGAACACGTAAGATTTTACACGAAAAAGAACTGAAATGAAATTACGTAGTATTTATGCAAAATTTGCTGCCAAAGAACAATAAAATGAGCTGTGTATGATAAGAGTGATCTGCATGAGGTTTGAGGGCTCTGATAGATTAGTAGAAATGTCAACTGTCAACAGATGAAGCTAACAAgattctttttttatgattCCTCTTACATGTTTGATGATATTCCCATGTGAGAAAACAAAGGAATTGGATTTCcaatgttatataaatatatttccttTGTCATCTGCATGCAGAGTTGATTAATCACTTCCttgaaaaaacatatttgtacAGGTGGAGGGAAAGACAGTAAAGGCACAAATATGGGACACTGCAGGGCAAGAGAGGTATAGAGCAATCACCAGTGCCTACTATAGAGGAGCTGTTGGTGCCTTGTTGGTGTATGACATAACCAAGAGACAAACATTTGAGAATGTGCAGAGGTGGCTCCGTGAACTAAGGGACCATGCAGACTCCAACATTGTTATCATGATGGCTGGAAACAAATCTGACCTGAATCATCTGAGAGCAATCCCTACTGATGATGCTCAACGTTTGGCCGAGAAGGAAGGTTTGTCCTTTCTAGAAACTTCAGCATTGGAGGCATACAATGTGGAGAAGGCATTCCAAACCATTCTGTTTGATATATATCACATCGTAAGTAAAAAGGCACTGGCAGCACAACAGGCCACTGCCTCTTCTGGCCTTCCCCAAGGAACTACCATAAATGTCTCCAATATGCAAGGTAATACCGCCACCAGAAGTTGTTGCTCTAACTAGTAATGTAGAAAAAGAGAGGGAAAAGTaaggttttttaaaaaatgttattcaaaAACACATGAGGAATAGTTGCTAGACCTTTTGTCAGGTCTGTTTTTGATTCTGTGTAAGATGTGGGAGGATGAGGATCTATAGTCTTCAACAATCTCGATTAAAATGAATATGACGTTTTAACAATTCATGTTCTTTGCTTTGGCGTTTGCTGATTTTTGAAATGCATATATACCATTAGGAGTTAGGATCTTAGGTTTAGTCTTTAATATTGTAAAGTTGCTCCTATTCTTTCTGGTGTATGTTTCATTCATCATAAAATCATAGCGCTCACAACACAAGTTTGATAATATTGACCTCAAAAACTATGCTTAGTATTGTTCATTTTGATTCATGAAATGTGTTTGTATAACTGTATTTAGAGTAATAGTTTAATATAGTCCTATAAACCatgtatattttgttaattctcaaaacaattataatactAAAATCACACGTAAACTCTCCACTTACCATGTCTGGTTCAAGGTGAAACTTAATTCTGTCATTAACGTTGAAAATCACATGTTAACTCAAAAGTTACACCACCTTTTCAGCTTAAAAACTCAAACTAGAAGTATTATTAACCATTGATTGTTGGGGATATTACAGATAGACAATAGTGTTTTCCATATTAAAGGGGTTAATAACAATAAGAATCAgatatgtttttattctcttaatttttaataaaaattaaaattaatttctcttggatatttagtttaatttagtaCCTTGTTCTGTCCTTAGTGCCAAATCTCTTCTATGTGTTTCCGCTACATCTCTTGCTGTGCTTGCGCCTACGCCTGTATGGTGCATGTGTATGCATTTGTGCTTGTATACGTGGATATTGAGTGCAtaaatttaatccttttaactaaatattgttaagtttatttaatgtttaaattgtatttcataatatcatataatgaattatttatactatttgatgcattttgtgaaaaaaatattaattgaaaaatcatttcaaacGTGAAATaaacttaatgaaaaaaatattggatGAAAATAGCAGCGCCATGCTTGAGGACAACATGCTGAAACTCAATAATCATTGGATGTGAACCATAAAGTAAGACAGGCTGCAATTGGAGCATGTGAAAGTCCTGTTCCAACCAAAAAATCTGTGTAGTGTAGTTTTCCTTCAACCAATTATAGTGTATGGGAACTATAGCACGTGGAAATAATGcataataattatcataacCAAATTCtatcaccaccaaacttggcgAATCATCAACATTAAAATGTGGTGTATAAGCCATGCAGCTATTTATGTCAACGAACGACCCTTTCATAATGGTTATTTTTGGTCACCAACAAAAAATCATATCTTAAATGTATTCTATCTATagttcatataatttattatgagacatgctaaaaaataaaataattaaagtttcacctcaattaaaaataaaatcaatttaaaatatataaatagatataattttaccttaaaaactgtaaaattaaattaaatttatattctatttcttaacaaaagtaaattcaaataaaataataaaatttgtcttaaaataagaaatttcacggcagattaaaaaaattacttaacttttaatatttttatattcgcTCGAAACTATGAATATTGCTGATACAAATGATAGAGTTTTATTTTacgaaataattattataaaatattttacacagataattcttttataacaagataaaataatgttcaaaattttaactgtgtacatgtttttggttgtgtatttttatttaaatgaatcaTAACATATTCATTTAAAACACTATAAATTACTTAATcagttaaaatgtaaaaatgcaGATAgactaaattacaaaaaatttaaaataataaaaccaaatatttctattttaaaatgtgaCCTCAATTGCTCATTAAACAAGATATATTTAAACCTACAACAACTTGtactaaaataatcaattaaattttttaataaatcggATATCTTTATCTGACTGTATAAGTCACAACAAATgtattaaagaataaatattattattattattatattgttattattatattattattattattattatcatccaTGTGAGGTTTACAAGgtaattattaattgaattgataatttataGGAGTTCTAGAATcttaattttagaattgaatATCATTTTGTATGactttaaacttttgaaaatttgaaatttcacaTCAACAATTACTacaaatatttcttatatttccTTACCAATTTCCTCTAATTAGTATCGAAAATTATTCCGCGTGTAACATAGGAAAAATTGCAAGTTAGACCAAACAGTATAAGTTGTTTTGTTGTCACCGTTCTACCTTAAGaaaataatactattattgttttgttatgTTTACTAAGtcaaatattattgtttatgaCTACTGTTCAAGTTggaaaaaattacataaataaatgttcataaaatttaaacagtatttcaatttattttcattatattttcaaaacctGGCAAATTGAGTCATAAAagtggtttttcttttcatttaattgcaggtgaaattttaggaaaaaaaataaaggaattttttttacGTGACACGTGTCACCTTTTGATAGGGGCTCGGTTTAACCGACGTAGCCCTAAGCTTGATATCTTACAGCTGTCTAATGTGCCTTCTCAACTTAAATTTCAGGCAACAGCATATTCCCCACTCATATTCGCCAGTGGAATTGGTCCCCTGTATCTGCTTTCACACTAAACcccttttaaattaaaaataatacccAGAAATCACCGTTCCTTTCAAATCATCCACGCGAAACACAAAATCACCTTGCAGCTCACCGCACCGCCTAAAATCCACACTGCTTTATCTTTTCTCGTGAATTCTCCCTGCCGATACGTCACCGTTTTGGTTAATCCGGTTCGCAAAAAACGACGTCGCCGACCTGAGAAGGcggggaagaagaagaagaacgcGTAGTCGTTTGATTTTGCGCAGAgtgaagaaagtgaagagaacaaaTGCTCGATGCATAGTTACAATTGCAAGCCCTTCATATTCTTCAGGCAGTGAAGATAGGTTGAGGTTTAATTTTGTTAGAGTAAGTGGTGAAAGGGAATAGAAAAGTGAAAATCGGAACCAGGAGATGCAAATGGAAGCTAGGGTTGGAGTGGCGGTGGACGGTGGTGTACGGAAACTTGTGCAGCCGCCGCCAAAGCAGATTGGAACTGTTTCGCAACTTCTCGCCGGGGGAGTCGCTGGCGCTTTAAGCAAGACATGTACGGCGCCGCTTGCGAGACTCACCATCCTCTTCCAGGttccaattttttaatttcatattaacttttaaaaaataaaaaataaaattctgcgtttttggtttttaagtagaatttttttaaattgttttcagATTCAGGGAATGCATTCCAACGTTGTGACTTTGAGAAAGGCCAGTATATGGAATGAGGCTTCCCGGATTATCCATGAAGAGGGGTTTAGGGCTTTCTGGAAAGGGAATCTGGTGACCATTGCTCACCGGTTACCTTATTCTTCGGTTAACTTTTATACTTACGAGCACTACAAGAAGGTAAGGTGATAGGTGCTGCGATTTGGATATTTACTTTCatttgattatgttgttgagaAGTAACACATTTGTGTTTATGATGAGTACTTGATTGTCCTTGGATTGAATTGTGTTTACTGGTACGTTGTATGATCAGTTGCTAAAGAAGGCTACGGGACTGCAAAGTCATAGAGATAATGTTAGTGCAGACCTTTGTGTGCATTTTGTCAGCGGTGGCATGGCAGGAATTACTGCTGCTACATCTACTTATCCCTTGGATCTTGTAAGAACGCGGCTAGCTGCGCAGGTATATCAcatatctttcatttttgttaGGTGTTCGGGTAGCCCTTTTCCGTTGTGCGTTTGGCccccattttctttttttttttgctagttTTGATGAGTACTGTTGTTCAATGATATACGTGACCAAGTTGTCATTCagttcaatttaattttgacCCATCCCTATTATAACTAGTTGCATTAGTCTTCTTTGGGCTTAGTTGTACAACCCGTATAGCTGACTTCACCTAGTGGATAAGACATTTGTTGTtgcagtttttgtttttgtattatttttcttggtGATCTTTAGCCTATACGCTCTGAACTTCGCATGCTGATGACCCTGACCATGAAATTGTCTTATTTTGAAACAGATTATCAGCTAGAGATGTCTACTTAAATTTGATGAACTGTTTATGCATAGTGGCTGGTTAAAGATACttgcatttatattttaagtttaattctgAACCATTAggattgttaaattttttgcaGACAAATTTTACCTATTACAGAGGTATCTGGCATGCTTTACACACAATTAGCAAGGAAGAGGGgatacttggactttataaggGACTTGGAACTACACTCTTGGTATGGTGTTATGATCAATTTAACACAATTACTCGAAGACTATATTATTTTGCGACTAAATAGCTACATGTTTCTGGTGCTAATGCAGACTGTAGGGCCAAGTATAGCTATCAGCTTCTCTGTATATGAATCCCTGAGATCTTTTTGGCAGTCAAATAGGTAATCAATCTACAAATTAATTCAGCAGTTTGATGTAACCCATATTCCCTCTAGTTCATGTATAATCaccttttttcttatattaatatttctttattaatacaTATCAGATCCAATGATTCTCCTGTTGCTGTTAGTCTGGCATGCGGCAGTCTTTCAGGCATTGCATCATCAACAGGTGAGCAGTTAAAGGGCGGAATTGTAAAATACATACTTGGCATTCCTTCTCATAAGGTTTTTTTATAACGTGAACTTTTGGTGTTCCTTGTCAGACAAGTAGTATTGATAATTTGCTTTTTGATGTTCCTTCCAAATGGGGTTATGCACATTCTTTTGGTATATTACCTTTTTCCTACATCTCTGTGGCATTAGGGCACTCAACTTAGTTTTGTTGTATCAAATGTTCAATTACAGTTAAGAATCCTTTAGTCAAACTATTGAATTTGCTCCACCCAAGAACATCAAAGAAGTTAATGTCTGTAGTGGTTTATTATGCTTTTTGATGCAGAGAAAGAGAGTTTGGTGCAGGAACTGCACCAAGTATCTAACCAGATTGACCCCTAGAACCAGAGACCAGGttggagtttttattttatctggGGCATATGACAATATATAGTAAGGAAGACGTTAAAAAGACCCTTTTCTTGTCTTTCTCTAACTTCATTATTGTCTAAAGATCTTGCTCAAGTAATCATCTTCCCAAGGTTTGTTCTATGACATGTCTCCCCAAGCTTTGCAGTGGATTTCATCATGGGGTGGCATTGCTTGGATGAACCTATATGATTTCCTCAGTTAACAAATGTGAGAGCTGTCCTCTTTGAGGTATGCTTCTCACTTAAGGCTACCTTCACCTGATGTATGGCTGGGTACCGGAATCCTCTTCAGACCTTGTTGATGTGTTTCTGAAGAATCTGTTTTTACAGCTTTAATAGTATTGCTTTCAGCATATTCTAAAATTCTGAATGGTGGAAATTATGGtaccaaattaataaaattaattatttatgataaagtATTTTTGATAAATGGAATCGTCCACAAAGAACTACTGTTAAACAGGGGacaaaaaccaaatattactgATTGGGAGATGGGTAATTGTGTCAAGTATTATTTAGAGACTAACCACATGCATGCCAAACTTTAGTAGTGTCCTTTTATCAATTGTGTCACTAAAGGTTGTCTGCCCTTCTGCTGCAGCCATTGTATGTTCAGGTAAGGCTGTATTTTACTGAGACTCTTACTACTTGAAGACAATTTTACCGTTTTTGCGTGTTTGGATTTTTTAAATACTGCAGCTATTACCATGTTATGATGGACTTGcgcatccatagtttcttaatgTCAAATGATCACAAATTCTATGTTCATCTTGGTTATTCTTTAGAATATCCTATAAAGTTCAAGTGCAGGTTTTGCTACTTTGTCAGAGATACAGGATCACTACAATAAGAAAGTCCCATTTTGTCTTACAGTTCACTGGTTTTTTACTTCAAATGCAGTTTATTTTGACTTCATTTCTTGCTTTGGAGTTAATTTGCACTTCTGTTGATTAATCATCATACCACTTTGATAATGCACTGTCTTGTCCCAAACATTAACGATCTGATGTAAAATCGAGTTGTTGGTTACTAGAATGGGTATAGTTCAATCCATCTGTTATTCTATATGCAGCAACGTTTCCCTTGGATCTTGTGAGGCGGAGGAAGCAACTTGAGGGGGCTGGTGGGCGAGCCCGTGTTTATACAACAGGCCTCTATGGTGTTTTTAGGCATATAATCCAGACAGAAGGCGTGCGTGGTCTTTACAGAGGAATTTTGCCGGAATACTACAAGGTGGTGCCAGGTGTAGGTATTTGTTTTATGACTTATGAAACGTTGAAGATGCTTTTATCAGATATTGCTACCGGATAACTACACCCATCAACACTGGGGTCTGATATGCAAGAAGTAAATGGATAAAGTTATTTACCCATTCAAAAGGGTTGAGTTACATTTACGATTTAACAATTGTAGTTCATTTTATTTCACGAGTCCTCGACATGGGAAATTTTGTAATGCTCCCATGGGGATAGATTTTTTGCATGTACAGAAACTTGCATACAtttaatattaagattttatCGTCATGGCTTCCCCCGTGGTCTGCTTTGTCTTTAGCGCTCTAAAGAAAAACGGGAAGTGAAATGAGCAATATCTATAAGTCTGCAAGACTGCAGCTGGTTGCTAATGaccccattttttttatttttttttatcttaaaccTCGAATTAAAAGTAACACTTTCAGAATTCAAGTTTGATAAGAACAGGGAGAATCATGCTACAAAAGCCAGTCATTTGGAGTTGGAGGCCCCATgcctttgtttatttttctcataataGAATTTTATGCTTCTAAGATGGGACTCATTATATACGAAAAATGGATTCTGACAAACTTAAATGTTGAGtatgttgatattattttagtttcaatttagGGGAGAAATTAAGAGAGTAGAGGTGTTCTCGTCAACTTTGTATAgaattgattttgttcaatGACAAACGGTCGTTGATGAAAAGTGCTTCTAATTCTTAATTTTGCCCTCTAAATGTAAAAGcaattttcctttatttttatctattaatgaGATGACCTGGGGCCATTGTTTTACCTCATGCGCTAAGAGAATCGTATATACAATGTCATTTAAAGTTGTCATAGGGTTATTCTCATTGTTGAAGTTGTAATTTTCTGcaaatattgttttcaaaat contains these protein-coding regions:
- the LOC106764778 gene encoding ras-related protein Rab11C; amino-acid sequence: MAYKVDHEYDYLFKIVLIGDSGVGKSNILSRFTRNEFCLESKSTIGVEFATRTLQVEGKTVKAQIWDTAGQERYRAITSAYYRGAVGALLVYDITKRQTFENVQRWLRELRDHADSNIVIMMAGNKSDLNHLRAIPTDDAQRLAEKEGLSFLETSALEAYNVEKAFQTILFDIYHIVSKKALAAQQATASSGLPQGTTINVSNMQGNTATRSCCSN
- the LOC106764777 gene encoding mitochondrial substrate carrier family protein B isoform X3, with protein sequence MQMEARVGVAVDGGVRKLVQPPPKQIGTVSQLLAGGVAGALSKTCTAPLARLTILFQIQGMHSNVVTLRKASIWNEASRIIHEEGFRAFWKGNLVTIAHRLPYSSVNFYTYEHYKKLLKKATGLQSHRDNVSADLCVHFVSGGMAGITAATSTYPLDLVRTRLAAQTNFTYYRGIWHALHTISKEEGILGLYKGLGTTLLTVGPSIAISFSVYESLRSFWQSNRSNDSPVAVSLACGSLSGIASSTEKESLVQELHQVSNQIDP
- the LOC106764777 gene encoding mitochondrial substrate carrier family protein B isoform X4, with amino-acid sequence MQMEARVGVAVDGGVRKLVQPPPKQIGTVSQLLAGGVAGALSKTCTAPLARLTILFQIQGMHSNVVTLRKASIWNEASRIIHEEGFRAFWKGNLVTIAHRLPYSSVNFYTYEHYKKLLKKATGLQSHRDNVSADLCVHFVSGGMAGITAATSTYPLDLVRTRLAAQTNFTYYRGIWHALHTISKEEGILGLYKGLGTTLLTVGPSIAISFSVYESLRSFWQSNRSNDSPVAVSLACGSLSGIASSTVVYYAF
- the LOC106764777 gene encoding mitochondrial substrate carrier family protein B isoform X2, with the translated sequence MQMEARVGVAVDGGVRKLVQPPPKQIGTVSQLLAGGVAGALSKTCTAPLARLTILFQIQGMHSNVVTLRKASIWNEASRIIHEEGFRAFWKGNLVTIAHRLPYSSVNFYTYEHYKKLLKKATGLQSHRDNVSADLCVHFVSGGMAGITAATSTYPLDLVRTRLAAQTNFTYYRGIWHALHTISKEEGILGLYKGLGTTLLTVGPSIAISFSVYESLRSFWQSNRSNDSPVAVSLACGSLSGIASSTGEQLKGGIVKYILGIPSHKQRFPWIL
- the LOC106764777 gene encoding mitochondrial substrate carrier family protein B isoform X1, with product MQMEARVGVAVDGGVRKLVQPPPKQIGTVSQLLAGGVAGALSKTCTAPLARLTILFQIQGMHSNVVTLRKASIWNEASRIIHEEGFRAFWKGNLVTIAHRLPYSSVNFYTYEHYKKLLKKATGLQSHRDNVSADLCVHFVSGGMAGITAATSTYPLDLVRTRLAAQTNFTYYRGIWHALHTISKEEGILGLYKGLGTTLLTVGPSIAISFSVYESLRSFWQSNRSNDSPVAVSLACGSLSGIASSTATFPLDLVRRRKQLEGAGGRARVYTTGLYGVFRHIIQTEGVRGLYRGILPEYYKVVPGVGICFMTYETLKMLLSDIATG